The following are encoded in a window of Paenibacillus polymyxa genomic DNA:
- the hemE gene encoding uroporphyrinogen decarboxylase: protein MTYNDTFIRACRKQAVDHIPVWYMRQAGRYDPEYRKIKEKYTLLEICRQPELAAEVTLMPVRKLGVDAAILYSDIMNPVASLGVDFDIVKNIGPVIDNPIRSAADVDKLRPIDVERDLGHILETIRILDRELNVPLITFAGAPFTIASYLIEGRPSKGYIRTKAMMYGEPELWHRLMDKLGDMVITYVRAHIANGGKAFQLFDSWVGALSPYDFQTFVLPTITRIFHELSDLDVPKIYFPGVSSGELLPHLNGLKADVIGLDWRVSIPEGRRRLGNSFGVQGNLDPYVLTAPIDVIKQYAKTIVDEGILEPGYIFNLGHGLFPEASLDKLRELTNYVHEYSRSVLSKN, encoded by the coding sequence ATGACCTACAATGATACTTTTATCCGCGCTTGCCGCAAGCAAGCTGTGGATCATATTCCCGTATGGTACATGCGGCAGGCCGGAAGGTATGACCCTGAGTATCGCAAAATTAAAGAAAAATACACGTTGCTTGAAATATGCCGCCAGCCCGAGCTGGCCGCAGAAGTGACTTTAATGCCCGTGCGCAAGCTTGGGGTAGACGCTGCAATTTTATATTCTGATATTATGAATCCGGTAGCCTCGCTAGGGGTTGATTTTGATATTGTCAAAAATATTGGTCCGGTTATTGATAATCCGATCCGGTCAGCTGCAGACGTAGACAAGTTGCGTCCGATTGATGTGGAACGCGATTTGGGTCATATTTTGGAAACGATTCGTATTTTGGACCGTGAACTGAACGTGCCATTAATTACATTCGCTGGAGCGCCTTTTACCATTGCAAGCTATTTAATAGAAGGAAGACCCTCCAAAGGATATATTCGCACCAAAGCGATGATGTATGGAGAGCCTGAGTTGTGGCATCGCCTGATGGATAAGCTAGGGGACATGGTTATTACATACGTGCGAGCTCATATCGCTAATGGCGGTAAGGCTTTTCAATTGTTTGATAGCTGGGTAGGTGCGCTCTCGCCTTATGATTTTCAAACTTTTGTGCTGCCGACTATCACACGTATTTTCCATGAATTATCTGATCTGGATGTACCTAAAATTTATTTCCCGGGCGTAAGCTCTGGTGAATTGCTTCCACACTTGAATGGGTTAAAAGCCGATGTGATTGGACTGGACTGGCGGGTAAGTATACCTGAAGGACGTCGTCGCTTGGGGAACAGTTTTGGTGTACAGGGAAATCTGGATCCTTATGTGCTTACTGCGCCAATCGATGTGATCAAGCAGTATGCGAAAACCATTGTAGATGAAGGCATCTTGGAGCCGGGTTACATTTTCAATCTCGGTCACGGCTTATTTCCCGAGGCCTCGCTAGATAAGCTAAGAGAGCTTACTAATTATGTACATGAGTATTCCCGCTCGGTTTTGTCAAAAAATTAA
- a CDS encoding MFS transporter: protein MKTWETWKINLIVLWFGQFLVNAGITMITPFLALYLAQDLHVKGEHDIGLWAGVIFAANFLTSFMFQPLWGKLADRYGRKVMLLRSGFGMALVIGCMGLVTHPWQLLALRLLNGTISGFNPASISLVSGTTPKERTGFAMGIMQSGQMAGTILGPLLGGFLADWVGFRPIFYITGTLIFIASLIAMFLVKENFSKTEAARIPQISVLAGLKELSHTPQLPALFTVTFLLQFAMISTVSLLPLYVQKLYGSAEGIALIAGFVTAITGVSNMVAAPLLGRLSDKIGAHKILTIALLGTAVMLIPQAFVNEVWQLVIIRFFMGVFMGGLLPSVNALIRTYTPEGMESRSFGFNTSSLALGNMLGAVIGGVLSGFIGIEGLFIMSGVLLIVNIFWVRMKLFDRKATPDFR, encoded by the coding sequence TTGAAAACGTGGGAGACATGGAAAATCAATCTCATTGTGCTTTGGTTCGGTCAGTTTCTGGTCAATGCGGGTATTACGATGATTACTCCGTTCCTCGCCCTGTATCTGGCTCAGGACCTTCATGTGAAGGGAGAGCACGATATTGGTCTATGGGCCGGAGTTATTTTTGCCGCTAACTTTTTGACCTCATTTATGTTCCAGCCTTTGTGGGGGAAGCTGGCTGACCGATATGGACGTAAAGTCATGCTGCTTCGCTCAGGCTTTGGTATGGCTTTGGTCATCGGATGTATGGGTTTGGTCACCCACCCGTGGCAACTGCTGGCGCTTCGCCTGCTGAACGGTACGATTTCGGGTTTCAATCCGGCATCGATTTCCTTAGTGTCGGGTACCACTCCCAAAGAGCGAACCGGATTCGCTATGGGAATTATGCAATCCGGTCAGATGGCTGGCACGATTCTCGGCCCTCTGCTAGGCGGATTTTTGGCTGACTGGGTCGGTTTCAGACCGATCTTTTATATTACAGGCACTCTAATTTTTATAGCCTCGCTTATCGCAATGTTTCTGGTTAAAGAAAATTTCAGCAAAACGGAAGCTGCACGCATACCACAAATTTCGGTTCTTGCCGGATTAAAGGAGTTAAGCCATACGCCCCAGCTTCCGGCTTTGTTCACCGTAACGTTTCTGCTCCAGTTTGCCATGATCAGTACGGTGTCTCTGCTGCCGTTGTATGTGCAAAAGCTGTATGGATCGGCAGAAGGAATTGCGCTGATTGCCGGGTTTGTTACGGCTATTACAGGTGTATCCAATATGGTTGCTGCACCGCTCCTTGGAAGACTGAGTGACAAGATAGGAGCACACAAGATCTTGACCATTGCACTGCTTGGAACGGCGGTTATGCTTATTCCGCAGGCTTTTGTCAATGAAGTATGGCAACTTGTCATTATCCGTTTTTTCATGGGTGTATTTATGGGCGGTCTGCTACCAAGCGTAAATGCGCTGATTCGCACGTATACACCGGAAGGAATGGAAAGCCGTTCTTTCGGCTTCAATACCAGTTCGCTGGCGCTCGGCAATATGCTGGGTGCTGTCATTGGCGGGGTACTATCCGGGTTTATTGGCATCGAAGGATTGTTTATCATGTCAGGTGTCCTGTTAATCGTCAACATATTCTGGGTACGCATGAAGCTCTTTGATCGTAAGGCTACGCCTGATTTCAGGTAA
- a CDS encoding O-methyltransferase, with protein sequence MEITPNMTPEQYVDQLVQEDEALRSIREAIVKEGMPEVSVAHPYGKLLTFLIEVSGAQHVLEIGALGGYSGLCLARGLGEKGRIVSLELKEAYAALAHRHMENNGYGDRVEYRIGPAADSLKELQEEGRTFDFFFIDADKENYPVYLEYAIALANPGAIIAGDNCFLRGRTLNTDKNGPAVQAVRRFNETIATDPRLVSTLLPAYDGLALARVK encoded by the coding sequence GTGGAAATTACACCAAATATGACGCCTGAACAATATGTAGACCAGCTGGTACAAGAGGATGAAGCACTGCGCAGTATCAGGGAGGCTATCGTTAAAGAAGGTATGCCGGAAGTATCCGTTGCCCACCCTTACGGAAAACTGTTGACCTTTCTAATTGAAGTATCTGGCGCACAGCATGTACTGGAAATCGGCGCATTAGGCGGCTACAGCGGATTATGTCTGGCCCGTGGGCTGGGAGAAAAGGGTCGCATTGTGTCACTGGAGCTGAAAGAAGCGTACGCAGCGCTGGCACATCGACATATGGAAAACAACGGCTACGGTGACCGTGTCGAATACCGTATCGGACCCGCAGCGGACAGCTTGAAGGAACTTCAGGAAGAGGGAAGAACTTTCGATTTTTTCTTCATAGATGCAGATAAGGAAAATTACCCGGTGTATCTGGAATATGCGATTGCTCTGGCGAATCCGGGTGCCATTATTGCGGGAGACAACTGTTTCCTTCGCGGACGGACGCTGAATACGGATAAGAACGGCCCTGCCGTCCAAGCCGTGAGACGGTTTAACGAAACGATAGCAACAGATCCGCGGCTGGTCAGCACGCTTTTGCCAGCTTACGATGGATTGGCGCTAGCTCGAGTTAAATAG